The proteins below are encoded in one region of Sphingobium yanoikuyae:
- a CDS encoding pyridoxamine 5'-phosphate oxidase family protein, with translation MSYGFLDIATTPSVRAAQAEMGADAHWAAFSGNRAFDRFTDNEAHFLAARDSFYMATVSEDGWPYVQHRGGPAGFLKLVDDRTLAFADYRGNRQYISTGNLTANDRACLILMDYPRRARLKIYVHVEKLALDADPALTDLVMDKDYKARAERIFRLRLEAFDWNCPQHITPRFTEREIEQAVRPLHERMAQLEAENRALQDRLAKMGDA, from the coding sequence ATGTCCTACGGTTTTCTGGATATCGCCACCACGCCGAGCGTCCGCGCGGCGCAGGCGGAGATGGGCGCGGACGCCCATTGGGCGGCGTTCAGTGGCAATCGCGCCTTTGATCGTTTCACCGACAATGAAGCCCATTTCCTGGCGGCCCGCGACAGTTTCTACATGGCAACCGTGTCGGAGGATGGCTGGCCCTATGTCCAGCATCGCGGCGGCCCGGCCGGCTTCCTCAAGCTGGTCGACGACCGGACGCTGGCCTTTGCCGACTATCGCGGCAACCGCCAATATATCAGCACCGGTAACTTGACCGCGAACGACCGGGCCTGCCTGATCCTGATGGACTATCCCCGCCGCGCCCGGCTGAAAATCTATGTCCATGTCGAGAAGCTGGCGCTCGATGCCGATCCGGCGCTCACCGATCTTGTCATGGACAAGGATTACAAGGCGCGGGCGGAACGCATCTTCCGGCTGCGGCTGGAGGCGTTCGACTGGAATTGCCCGCAGCATATCACGCCGCGCTTCACTGAGCGCGAGATCGAACAGGCGGTCCGGCCGCTGCATGAACGGATGGCGCAACTGGAAGCCGAAAATAGGGCGCTGCAGGATCGCCTTGCCAAGATGGGAGACGCATGA
- a CDS encoding alpha/beta hydrolase, which yields MKKLVISMLLATAGITASADAIAAPASAVATQPAATTVHYRSATIDGVKMFYREAGPADGPVVLLLHGFPTSSHMFRNLIPLLADRYHVIAPDYPGFGQSDAPDHRQFTYSFAHYADMVDTLMGKIGARRYAMYVLDYGAPVGYRLALKHPERVSGLIVQNGNAYEEGLGAFWDPIKTYWQSGSAKDREAQAWLVGLDATKFQYTDGVRDLSRISPDNWVQGQALLDRPGNKDIQLDLFYDYRTNVPLYPAFQAFFRERKPPTLIVWGKNDKIFPEPGAHPYKRDLPDAEMHILDTGHFALEDKLDEMAPLIRDFLDRKVAVR from the coding sequence ATGAAGAAACTGGTCATTTCGATGCTGCTGGCGACCGCCGGCATCACTGCCTCGGCCGACGCGATCGCCGCGCCCGCCAGCGCCGTTGCCACGCAGCCCGCGGCCACCACGGTCCATTATCGCAGCGCCACGATCGATGGCGTCAAGATGTTCTATCGCGAAGCCGGCCCCGCCGACGGCCCGGTGGTATTGCTGCTCCACGGCTTCCCGACATCGTCGCACATGTTCCGCAACCTGATCCCGCTACTGGCCGACCGCTATCATGTGATCGCGCCCGACTATCCGGGCTTTGGCCAGAGCGACGCGCCCGACCATCGCCAGTTCACCTACAGCTTTGCCCATTATGCCGACATGGTCGACACGCTGATGGGCAAGATCGGCGCCCGGCGCTACGCCATGTATGTCCTGGATTATGGCGCCCCGGTCGGCTACCGCCTCGCCCTCAAGCATCCCGAGCGGGTCAGCGGGCTGATCGTGCAGAACGGGAATGCCTATGAGGAAGGGCTGGGCGCCTTCTGGGATCCGATCAAGACCTATTGGCAGAGCGGGTCGGCCAAGGATCGCGAGGCGCAGGCCTGGCTCGTCGGCCTCGACGCCACCAAATTCCAATATACCGATGGCGTGCGCGACCTGTCGCGGATCAGCCCCGACAATTGGGTGCAGGGCCAGGCCTTGCTCGACCGGCCGGGCAACAAGGATATTCAGCTCGACCTGTTCTACGATTATCGCACCAATGTGCCGCTCTACCCGGCATTCCAGGCCTTCTTCCGCGAACGCAAGCCGCCGACGCTGATCGTCTGGGGCAAGAATGACAAGATCTTCCCCGAACCCGGCGCGCATCCCTACAAGCGTGACCTGCCCGACGCGGAGATGCATATTCTCGATACCGGCCATTTCGCCCTGGAAGACAAGCTGGATGAAATGGCGCCGCTGATCCGCGACTTCCTCGATCGCAAGGTCGCGGTGCGCTGA
- a CDS encoding LysR family transcriptional regulator: MKIFVRVAETGGFAEAARQLHLSPPAVTRAISALEDEIGVRLLTRTTRSVKLTEAGRGYLDDCRRILADMADADAAAAGAHGNPTGTLIVTGSVIFGQMYVLPILLDYLDRFPAVTGRSLFVDRLVNIVEEGIDVAIRIGHLPDSELSAIRVGTVRRVICGAPAYFEQHVMPRTPADLVHHRIIGPTGAWASPEWHFGPEGRSSVTVHPQLFCNTNEAAIAAAEQGWGLTRVLSYQVEPALAAGRLVTILDEHMEKPLPIHVIHAEGRRAAAKVRSFVDLAVDRLRANPLFQQA; encoded by the coding sequence ATGAAGATATTCGTCCGCGTGGCGGAAACCGGCGGTTTTGCCGAAGCCGCGCGGCAATTGCATCTGAGCCCGCCGGCGGTCACGCGGGCAATTTCCGCGCTGGAGGATGAGATCGGCGTGCGGTTGCTGACCCGGACGACACGATCGGTGAAGCTGACCGAGGCGGGGCGTGGCTATCTGGACGATTGCCGCCGCATATTGGCCGACATGGCGGATGCGGACGCAGCGGCAGCGGGCGCCCATGGCAATCCCACCGGCACGCTGATCGTCACCGGATCGGTGATCTTCGGCCAGATGTACGTGCTGCCGATCCTGCTCGACTATCTGGATCGCTTTCCGGCGGTGACCGGGCGCAGCCTGTTCGTCGACCGGCTGGTCAACATCGTCGAGGAGGGCATCGATGTCGCCATCCGGATCGGCCATCTGCCGGATTCGGAGCTCAGCGCCATTCGGGTGGGAACGGTGCGGCGGGTCATCTGTGGCGCGCCGGCCTATTTCGAGCAGCATGTCATGCCCCGGACCCCGGCCGACCTTGTCCATCATCGCATCATCGGCCCGACCGGGGCATGGGCCTCCCCCGAATGGCATTTCGGGCCGGAGGGCCGGAGCAGCGTCACCGTCCACCCCCAACTTTTCTGCAACACCAATGAAGCGGCGATCGCCGCTGCCGAGCAGGGCTGGGGGCTGACCCGCGTGCTGTCCTATCAGGTCGAGCCGGCACTGGCGGCCGGGCGGCTGGTCACGATATTGGACGAGCATATGGAAAAGCCGCTGCCGATCCATGTCATCCACGCTGAAGGGCGGCGGGCGGCGGCCAAGGTGCGCAGCTTCGTCGATCTGGCGGTCGATCGGCTGCGGGCCAATCCTCTGTTCCAGCAGGCATGA
- a CDS encoding response regulator transcription factor has protein sequence MTAERLLVIVEDDEAFAKTLKRSFERRGYDVLTAASHGALEEVLKGKRPGYAVVDLKLGPESGLVCVQTLHAHDPDMLIVVLTGFASIATAVEAIKLGATNYLAKPSNTDDIEAAFARSGGDPAAPLAPRPTSIKTLEWEHIHEVLKDCDFNISETARRLGMHRRTLARKLAKRQVG, from the coding sequence ATGACAGCTGAACGGCTGCTGGTGATCGTCGAGGATGACGAGGCCTTTGCAAAGACCCTCAAACGTTCGTTCGAGCGGCGCGGCTATGACGTGCTGACCGCCGCCAGCCATGGCGCGCTGGAGGAGGTGCTCAAGGGCAAGCGCCCCGGCTATGCCGTGGTCGACCTGAAGCTCGGCCCGGAATCGGGCCTGGTCTGCGTCCAGACGCTGCACGCCCACGATCCCGACATGCTGATCGTGGTGCTGACCGGCTTTGCCAGCATTGCCACTGCGGTCGAGGCGATCAAGCTCGGCGCGACCAACTATCTGGCCAAGCCGTCCAACACCGACGATATCGAGGCCGCCTTCGCCCGCTCCGGCGGCGACCCCGCCGCACCGCTGGCGCCGCGCCCGACATCGATCAAGACGCTGGAATGGGAACATATCCACGAAGTGCTGAAGGATTGCGACTTCAACATCTCCGAAACCGCCCGGCGTCTGGGGATGCATCGCCGCACCCTCGCCCGCAAGCTGGCGAAACGCCAGGTCGGCTAA
- a CDS encoding DUF1348 family protein, with amino-acid sequence MDNVRPPLPPFTLESATQKVRLAEDGWNSRDPARVAMAYTPLSQWRNRAEFVNGRSAIIAFLTRKWQRELDYRLIKELWAFADNRIAVRFAYEWHDDSGNWFRSYGNENWEFDESGLMQRRLACINDAPISAADRKFHWTQGRRPDDHPGLSELGM; translated from the coding sequence ATGGACAATGTGAGACCGCCGCTGCCACCCTTCACCCTGGAGAGCGCGACACAGAAGGTGCGCCTGGCCGAGGATGGCTGGAACAGTCGCGATCCCGCGAGGGTCGCCATGGCGTATACGCCGCTCAGCCAGTGGCGGAACCGGGCCGAGTTCGTCAATGGCCGCTCCGCAATCATCGCCTTCCTGACGCGCAAATGGCAGCGCGAACTGGATTATCGGCTGATCAAGGAATTATGGGCATTTGCCGACAACCGCATCGCGGTGCGCTTCGCCTATGAATGGCATGATGACAGCGGCAACTGGTTCCGCTCCTATGGCAACGAGAATTGGGAATTTGACGAGAGCGGCCTGATGCAGCGACGGCTTGCCTGCATCAATGATGCACCGATCAGCGCAGCCGACCGGAAATTCCACTGGACGCAGGGGCGCCGACCCGACGATCATCCCGGATTGAGCGAGCTAGGGATGTAG